GATGCTTTGCTCAAGTCTTCAGATGTTGTTGTGGATGGCCTCTATTCCTGGGAAGAGTACACATTGCTCAAAAGTCGTTATGGTGATGATTTTCACGTGGTCGCTGTTTGGGCGTCACCCCGGGCAAGGTATGATAGGCTGGCGACAAGACCGATTCGACCACTGACAAAGGAAGAGGCTGCCAGTCGGGATATTGCCGAGTTGGAGAATACCAATAAAGGTGGGCCAATAGCCATGGCCGACTTCACTATCGTAAACGAGTCCTCCTTGGAAAATCTAAAAAGGGAAACTGAAAAGGTTATCTCTGTATTGCAATGAAGAAAGTAACTAGGCCGGAAGTTGATGAATATTTTCTGAAGATAGCGTCAGTAGTGGCG
This window of the Chloroflexota bacterium genome carries:
- a CDS encoding dephospho-CoA kinase; its protein translation is MKVVSIVGMAGSGKSEVARVFERNGFKRIRFGDITDEEIRKRGLELNEENERHVRQQLRKEHGMAAYAKLNLPKIDALLKSSDVVVDGLYSWEEYTLLKSRYGDDFHVVAVWASPRARYDRLATRPIRPLTKEEAASRDIAELENTNKGGPIAMADFTIVNESSLENLKRETEKVISVLQ